In Ignavibacteria bacterium, the sequence AGGCACAGTACTTCCGGTTGCAACACTAGGATGGTGCAAAGCTGCCGGTTACCAGGATAGCTTGATATACGTTGCAGCAGGTAACGATGGAACTAACCCGGTTGCTACAATACACGTTTATAATGCAATTTCAGGAACGTGGAGAACCGGAACACCTATGCCTGGTGCATGCTTTGGCGGAGGATTTGCTATAACAGGCAATACAATGGTTTATTCAGGCGGAATTCAGGGCGCAGTTCCGGGCTCGGTTACTTACGAAGGCGCTATCAGCCAGTCAGACAGAAGCACTATTACATGGACAACGGGTGCGGTGAATCCGATTGGTACAGTTTGGAAAACCGATATGGCACCGTGGTTCGCAAGTGAAGTCATAATGACAACCGGAACCACTTCAGCATCATCAACAACCTGGTGGATTCCTGATACACCGAATAAATGTTATTCATATAATCCTGCAACAAATACATGGAGCGTTAAACCCAATTTAACTACACCGGTACTTGGCGCATATTTAGGAAGTGTAAGTTCAGGTCAATATGGATATAAGTTAATAGTAGCATCAGGATACAATGGTACTGCCGCTGTTACAAATACACAGGTATATACTGAAGATTTCACACCTGTAAATAATGGTAATCCAAATGTTCCTGATAATTATTTACTCGGACAGAATTATCCGAACCCGTTCAACCCTGTTACAACAATTAATTATGACATAAAAACAAACGGGTTTGTTTCAATAAAGATATACACTATACTTGGCGAAGAAGTTGCAACAGTTGTTGACGCTTTTAAAACAGCAGGCAGCTATTCAGTCGATTTCAACGCATCAGCACTTTCAAGCGGTGTTTATATTTACAGGATAAATACCGGCAGCTTTACAGATGCAAAAAAGATGGTTCTCGTTAAATAGTTAATTACATCTTTTTTAATTCAATAGGGCAGCCAATTGAAAAATTGGCTGCCTTTTTTATTATTTTTCAAATTAACCCTGTTTTTATATATATACCTTAAATTATGATTTGTAAAATTTCTGAATTTTGCTTAAATTTGTAGATAATCAGATTTTGGAGCCGTAGTTCAGTTTGGTTAGAACGCCTGACTGTCACTCAGGAGGTCGCGAGTTCGAGTCTCGTCGGTTCCGCAAAACAATAAAAACCGTCAATTTTGGCGGTTTTTTTGCGTATATTATTTGTTGATTGATGCATTTAAATATTTAAAATTCAAATTTTTGATTTATGCAGTTTCTTATAATTAAACGACCCAGAGAAAATTTCATTGAAACAATGACAGAGGCGGAATCTGAAATAATGAGCAGACATTTTGAGTATCTTAAACAAAAATTAAAAGAAGGAAAGCTGGTTATGGCGGGTCCTGTTACAACGGGTGAATTTGGGTTATCTGTGGTTGAAACCGAAAGCGAAGAAGAAGCCCGTGATATCATGAATAACGATCCCGCAGTTATTGCCGGAATTATGAAACCTGAAATTTTCCCTTACAGGGTGAGCCTGCTAAGGGGAAGAGATGATTGATATTCACCACTGCTACTTTGCCATAGCCGAAATCCCTATCAGCTTTTCAAGAACTTTAATATCAATATCAGCAAGCTTGTTTATGTATAGACAGCCCGCACCGGTTTTATGCTTGCCAAGCTTCTTAAGCTCACCTGAATATTTTTTCATATCAATTATAAGATGAAGAGACAGATTAGCTTTTCTGGGTGAGAATCCCATTTTAAACCACTCAACTTCGCGGCCTGTTGCGGGACTCTTGTATATTTTCTTACCGAAACCTATCATTGATCTTCCCCATATCTTTGGCTTTTCCTTAGTAGCTTTTTTCATCAGCTTTAAAAGAACTAAACTGTCTTTTCGCTGCTCCTCACTTTTTAAAGAATTAATAAAATCCTCGACGCTTAACTCAGTTTGTTTGGTCTTTATTTCGGCGAGCTTTCCCATAATATTATTTTTTATTTATTTTTTAGTTTATATTTTTCGGGCATTCAAATGTTATTATCAATATTACTGATCTCTATCTTTACATTCTCATCGGTATAAAATAAATATAAATTTTCCCCTGAAAATTCATTTTTCAGAAACTTTATTGTGGAAAGCTCTTTATAAGGCAGGCTTATCTTTTGGAGAGATAAAGTATCTATCAAAAATCCGCCGCCTTCGGCGGGTATAAATACAAATTTGCCGTCCGGCGAATCCATTACATAATTATCCAGATTTTCGTTCAGCCTGTTCCAGCTTCCAAAGTATTTTTCTGTTACATCAACATTATTAACAAATAAATCTGCTACCCAAAGCATTCTGCCGTTATTAGGCTCATCTGTACCGGTAATAATAAGTTTTATATCGTGAAATTCAGAAGAATAAATCTTAAGCATTCTCAGCTGAATATAGAAGAATTCTTTTCGTTGCCGCGTTTAAAATTGCCTGTTACTTTTGCAAGGATCAATTGTGTTTGTTTGCCTTCTGAATTTTCAAGTCTTTTTAATAGTTTAAGCGCTTCAGCTCCTTTTAGGAGCATAACAGGCTTATTATTCCAGTATATCTGAACTTTGTTATCCTTTAGCTCTTTGTAATCAAAGGGCTCTTCATCAAGCATATTACGTTGATCTATTGGAGGCATATCAATATCTATAAATAATTTACATTTTATTGTTTTAAAAATTTTTTTTATTTCTTCTTTTTCTTTGGGTTATAATTCTTCTCATACATCTCTATCCAGTCTTTAACACTCATCTTTTTCATCAGTTCACCGATCAGCTTGTAGGGGATATCATCCAGCTTCTTGAATCGTACGCAGCTTTTGCCCATATCAAGTTTCTGTTTGCTGTGCTTGGGATACTCACTGACAAACCATTTTAACAATCTCGGGTCAGCGTAAACACCCATGTGGTAAAAATTAATAGAATCCTTTTGCGAAGCTATGCCCGCAAACGGAAGCGGCTCACTGGGTTTGCAGTGGTAACCTGCGGGGTAGATCTTATGCGGAACCACGTAACCAAGCCCGCCATAGCTGATTGCCGCTTCAAATCCTTTTGGCAGATTCTTAACAATTACATTATGCAGCTTATTAAAAGCTTCATGCCTTTCTTCAGGCACGTTAGCCAATATTTCCTTAACTGTTTTTCCCGGTGCTTTCATATTTAGATTTTTAGTTATATATATTCTTTGTTTCTTTTTCACCTTTGTTGGTCTTGTAAACATCTCCCCCTTACTAAGGGGGAGTGTCCGCCTCAGGCGGACGAGGGGGTCATATCAGCCGGCTCATAATATAGTATCACCCCGCCAAAATCAAACTGCTTTGTTTTTGTGAGCTTTAGGGTGATCTTATCCGTTATATTCTTAAACAGCGGCAAGCCGCTGCCTGCAATTACGGGGTGAATGCATAGCTGGTACTCATCAATTAAGCCTAGCTGTGTAAACTGCCATATTAAGCTTGGACTAGATACATAAATATCTTTACCCGGCTGCTGCTTAAGCTCATTTACTTCTTCGGCAAGTCCGCGGGCGGCAAGCCTTGCGCTTGCCCAGTCAACACTATTCAGCGTACGCGAAAAAACCAGCTTAGGGACCCTATCAATTGCCGCGGCAAAATCATCCATATGCTTTTCACCTGTGGGATTCTTTAATATATCCCTCCAGTACTCCATAAGCTGGTATGTAGTTCTGCCATAGAGTATAACTCCCGCTTCATCCAGCAAACGGGCATAGTGGTAATGTATCTCATCAGCCGGTATGCCAGAAGTATGGTCGCAATATCCGTCAAGTGTCATATTGAATGCGGCGATTACTTTTCTCATGATTGCTGTTTAATTTTTAGTCCTGTGTTTAATTGTATTAGTATCCGGCAATGAGGGCAAATATACTAATTAGGGTAATATTTTTGTAGTCATTAGGTTGAAAGTTTGGTCAACAAAAAAGCACCTGAATTTTCATCCAGGTGCTTTTTTTCACTTACTCAATTATTATATCTTACTTCACATCAAATCTGTCATTATTCATTACCTTTGCCCATGCTGCGGCAAAGTCATTAACGAATTTTTCCTTTGCGTCATCGCTTGCGTAGACTTCAGCGAGAGCGCGAAGCTCGCTGTTTGAGCCGAAGATAAGATCAGCCCTTGTGGCTGTCCATTTCAGCTCGCCGGTTTTACGGTCCTTGCCTTCAAATATTTCGTTTGTTTCATCGGTAGCTTTCCATACCGTTGTCATATCAAGCAGGTTAGTAAAGAAATCATTGGTAAGCTGCTCAGCGCGTTTGGTAAACACACCGTGTTTGCTGCCATCCCAGTTTGTGCCCATAGCGCGCATACCGCCAACAAGCGCGGTCATTTCAGGGGCAGTTAAGTTCAGCAATTGAGCCTTATCTACCAGCAATTCTTCTGTTGAAACTGTGAACTTCGTCCTTAAGTAATTACGGAAGCCATCAGCAGCAGGCTCAAGGAATTTAAATGAATCAACATCAGTCTCTTCCTGTGAAGCGTCCATTCTGCCGGGGGTGAAATCAACCTTAACACTGTAGCCCGCATCTTTAGCTGCCTTTTCAACAGCAGCAGTTCCTGCAAGCACAATCATATCGGCAAGTGAAACCTTTTTGCCGCCTTTTTGCGAAGCGTTAAATTCTTTCTGCAATCCTTCAAGCACATCAAGCACTTTTTTAAGCTGAGCGGGATTGTTTACAGCCCAATCCTTCTGCGGTGCCAATCTGATACGCGCACCGTTGGCGCCGCCGCGCTTATCTGAGCCGCGGAAGGTTGATGCCGATGCCCATGCTGTAAGCACAAGCTGCGATACTGAAAGTCCTGAAGCTAATATTTTTGCCTTAAGCGCTGCAATATCATTTTCATCTATTAATACATGGTCACAAGCGGGGA encodes:
- a CDS encoding DUF1801 domain-containing protein, producing the protein MGKLAEIKTKQTELSVEDFINSLKSEEQRKDSLVLLKLMKKATKEKPKIWGRSMIGFGKKIYKSPATGREVEWFKMGFSPRKANLSLHLIIDMKKYSGELKKLGKHKTGAGCLYINKLADIDIKVLEKLIGISAMAK
- a CDS encoding DUF1801 domain-containing protein, with translation MKAPGKTVKEILANVPEERHEAFNKLHNVIVKNLPKGFEAAISYGGLGYVVPHKIYPAGYHCKPSEPLPFAGIASQKDSINFYHMGVYADPRLLKWFVSEYPKHSKQKLDMGKSCVRFKKLDDIPYKLIGELMKKMSVKDWIEMYEKNYNPKKKKK
- a CDS encoding dihydrofolate reductase family protein; translation: MRKVIAAFNMTLDGYCDHTSGIPADEIHYHYARLLDEAGVILYGRTTYQLMEYWRDILKNPTGEKHMDDFAAAIDRVPKLVFSRTLNSVDWASARLAARGLAEEVNELKQQPGKDIYVSSPSLIWQFTQLGLIDEYQLCIHPVIAGSGLPLFKNITDKITLKLTKTKQFDFGGVILYYEPADMTPSSA